The following nucleotide sequence is from Tardiphaga alba.
CCTGGCCAAAGCAAAATCCTGACCGGTCATCGGCAATCCGCCTGCCGGGATAGACGACACAACAATCCTTCGCGGATGCAACCTTTCGGTTCCATCGGCGTTGTCGGTCGGTTCTCGCGCTCAGGGGCAACATGGCTGACGAAGTAGTAACGACACCCATCGGCATCGGCGTTCACGGTGCCAAGCGTCTGCCATCGGTGGACGTGGATACATTCAATATCGAGATCAAGGATGGCGACGGCTTTCTGGGCGATCGTGCCAGCAAGCGCGCATTCCAGAAAATCGTCGAGGATCTGCGCAAGCCCCTGAAGAAGAATGGCGAAGATCCGCTCGGCAAGAAGCCGGTCAAGGAGATCGGCAAGAGCGAGCTCGACGAGATCCTGACCAGCGACGACGTCAAGGCGGCGGCGCTGGTGCATGGCGCCATCGAAGAGTTTGCGCAGGAATTCGCCTATGTGATCCAGCGCTTTTTCAAGAACAAGGTGTGGGAAGACACCGAATGCATCGTGGTCGGCGGCGGTTTCCGCCAGAGCCGCGTCGGTGAACTCGCCATTGCGCGCACCGACATCATCCTGAAATCCGAAGGCCTCAAGGTCGATCTGATCCCGATCCAGTACCACCCCGATGAGGCCGGCTTGATCGGATGCCTGCATCTGGCGCCGTCATGGATTTTTGAGGGATATGACAGCATTCTCGCCGTCGATATCGGCGGCTCCAATATCCGCTGCGGCGTGGTGGAGACCAATTGGAAGAAATCGAAGGATCTCTCCAAGGCCGAAGTGTGGAAGTCGGATCTCTGGAAACACGCCGATGACGAGCCGACTCGCGAAGGCGCAGTGAAGCGCCTGATCAAGATGCTGCAGGATCTGATCAAGGCTGCCGAGAAGGGAGGCTTCAAGCTGGCTCCCTTTATCGGCATCTCGTGCCCGGGCGTCATCAACGAAGACGGCACCATCGAGAAGGGGGCGCAGAACCTGCCGGGCAACTGGGAGAGCAGCAAGTTCAACCTCCCGGCGCTGATCGCCGAAGGCATCCCCACGATCGGCGATCACGACACCGCGGTGCTGATGCATAATGATGGCGTGGCACAGGGTCTGAGCGAAGTTCCGTTCATGCAGGATTTCGACCGCTGGGGCGTCCTCACCATCGGCACCGGCCTCGGCAATGCCCGCTTCACCAACCGCAAGCGCGAGGGGAAGAAGGACAAGGACGAGAAGGACGACAAGAAGGCGAAGAAGGCCAAGGACTGAGGGCGCGAAAGGGGCCTCTGCGACCTCGGGCACGTGACGGTGTAAGACGCCTGGCGCTTTCGCGAATCGGTCCGTCGTCCTCGTGATCACCGCGGCGCCGGAGCGGTTTGACCCCAAAATCCAGGTCTTGGTGCCTCGAATCGAGCCGCCGGAGGTCTGAGCGGGGCCGATTTCACGGCGTCATGGTGGGCTCGCGGCTGAATTTCCTCATCCGACGCTTGTCTGTCCGGCCGTCCTCGCCTAGAACACCGCCAACCACCCGGAGCGCGACCTCCGGAGTTCGGCACCAAGGAGAGGTGGCAGAGTGGTTGATTGTACCGCACTCGAAATGCGGCATGGGTGCAAGCCCATCGGGGGTTCGAATCCCCCCTCTCCGCCATCGGCTCAATTAAGTCGCTCGATTTGCTATCGAAACGCAAATTGTGAGACGCTCACCCCACATAATGTCCCACAGTTCGTAGGTGCAGGGCTCGCAATCCTCGTCCTTACATATTGCCAATTTGCCAATACGAGCCACGTCTTCCTCAGCGCGGGCCGTTCTCGTTATTTTTCCCGTCGAGAAACTAAATACCTTCACTGGGCTTCGTTGCATGTAAGGATGTGGCGGTATCGGGCTTGCTCGACGCTATTTCGTTATCCTTGAATAATCGGCCGATGGAACCATGACAGAGATCATTTGGGGAGCAGCGAAAAAGCCAGTCGCAAGTCAGGCTTTAGCGGAGCACATCGAGCGGGCGTTCAAAGGAGAAGGCGTCCTCTACATAGGATATCCCGTCCTCTCTGTGCCTGAGGGTACAAATTCCATCGACGCCCTGTGGGTGAGTCCAGAACATGGGGTGGTAATCTTCGATCTTGTGGAGGGACTTGAGGTCGTTGGCTACGACGAACGACAAGACGAATTGGCGAATAGTCTTGAGACAAGGCTCAGGGCGCACAAGTCGTTAATGAGAGGAAGAGATCTTCTTGCGGTTCCCGTCGTTGTGACTTTCGCGCCGCGAAATAATTCCAACGCAATTGATGATAGTCACGCTCTCGTTAATGATCAAAATCTCGTTGAAGTGCTCAACGAGATCAACTGGACTCGCCCGGACCTATACACGGCAGTTCACTCAGTCCTTCAATCAATATCGAGCATCCGACGTGGGAGAAGGCGGCGCAATCTCACAAACGAGCAATCTCGCGGCGCTCAATTAAAAATACTCGAAGATTCGATTGCGAACCTGGACTCGCGCCAGAGCAAAGCGGTCATCGAAACAGTCGAGGGCGTACAACGTATCCGCGGGTTGGCGGGGTCGGGCAAAACGATCATTCTCGCTCTTAAGGCTGCCTACCTACATGCTCAGCATCCAGACTGGAAAATCGCTGTTACATTCAACACGCGGTCTTTGAAAGCGCAATTCCAACGGCTGATTGGCACTTTTGTCGTTGAACAAACAGGTGAACTACCCAACGAAAATCTTCAAATAATTAATGCTTGGGGTGCTCCCGGAAACGCCAGTCGAACTGGCGTTTACTATCAGTTTTGTAAGGCGAATGGCATCGAGTTTCTTGATTTTTCAGCCGCAAAAGACAAGTTTTCAAGTTCAAAAGCCTTTGAGGGCGTCGTAGATTTGGCGCTGGCGCTTGGCGGATCGAAGGACCCAGAGCCGCTCTTTGACGTAATTCTCGTTGATGAAGCTCAAGACTTTCACCCAAACTTCCTGAAGCTTTGCTATCTCGCTCTCGGAAAGTCGAAGCGACTTGTCTACGCTTACGACGAACTGCAGTCCCTGACCGAAAGCAACCTACCTCCGCCCGAGGAGCTTTTTGGTCTGGGTGCTGATGGCGTCACGCCAAATGTAGTCTTTAGGCCGCCGGAGCCGGGGCAGCCTAGCCAAGACGTAATTCTTGAAAAGTGCTATCGCAATTCTCGCCCAGTTCTAGCGACAGCGCATGCACTAGGTTTCGGCATATACCGAGATCCAGACCCGAAGACCGGGACGGGTCTAATTCAAATGTTCGATCAAGCTCATCTTTGGGAAGAAGTTGGGTACCGCGTTATGCGCGGAGAGCTTCGAGACGGTCATGAGGTAACACTTGGGCGTCCCCCTTCAACGAGCCCAGCTTTTCTAGAGCGTCCGAACGATGTGGATCGGTTGGTAGAATTTCTTGTATTCGATAGCGCTAAAGATCAGGCGACTTGGCTAGTGGACCAGATCGAGCGCAATATCAAAATAGACGAACTGAATTTTGATGACATCATCGTCATAAATCCTGACCCTATCACCACCGCTAAAAGTGTCGGTCTGCCTCGGAAACTCCTGTTTGAAAAAGGATTTCAATCGCACTTGGCTGGCGTGGACACATCCTCTGACGTCTTTTTCAAAGCTGATGAGCAGTCGATTGCCTTCACCGGCATCTTTAGGGCGAAAGGTAACGAAGCGGGAATGGTGTATGTGATGAATGCTCACGACTGCTACAGGTCTTGGGGCAGTCTGGGGCGCGTAAGGAATCAAATCTTCACTGCGATAACACGCAGCAAAGCTTGGGTGAAGGTTTGCGGAGTGGGAGAAGACATGCGGAGACTTAAGGAAGAGTTCGAGCGTGTTGAATCGCACAATTACGAACTGAATTTTGTCTATCCCACTGAGGAGACTCGAAAGCACTTAAGGGTTCTCAATCGAGACCTAACGGCGGAAGAAAAAAAGAGAATCAAGGGCGCTGTTACGAGCGTATCGAGTTTGGCCGATGACATCGCCGCCGGCCGCGTGTTGCTTGAAGATCTACCTAAGAAAGAGTTGGACAGGCTGCGCAAACTCCTGACGAGCGGGTCGGCGAATGGCGTTACCTGAGGCAATAGCGCGTGAGATCAAGATTCTCACGGCCGACTTAATAGAAGTTGGCCTTAGCGTTGACCAAAACTTCCCTTCATTGCGAGATTTCGCCGGTGGCATTCGAGACTTAGGATTCGGCCCCTCAGAGGGGCTTTCTCAAACGCTACGAAATGTTGCCTACGCGACCGCTTATGAGACTCTGAAAGAGGGAAGAGCATATAACGTGCGGCTTATCGATGGCGGCCTGATGCAATTTCTCTACCGTTTCAGGAACGACGAACTCGTGACCCATCGGCTCGCATTCTTTCCCTCCCCTGATCTGCTCGAATTTCAGAACAACCCGGAAGTCTACGAACTCGACGAAATGTATGGGGACGTGCTTCATCGGAATGTGGTGACAACGCCCTTGAGATTCGACTTTGATCGAGATGCTTTTGTCGAGGTCCACCATCCCATGGCGCATTTGACTATCGGTCAGTACCGCAATTGCAGGATCCCTGTAAGCGGACCGTTGAGCCCCTTTATGTTCGTCAATTTCATCCTCAAAGCGTTCTACAATACGGCTTACCGCCTTTACTCAGGGGAAATTCGCGAACACGCTTATGATTATGTACCAACTATTACTGCCGCCGAGACAAGATTTGTTCATATGCAAATTGGTGCGCCGGCCTGAGCTCTCAGCTCCGTACCACCCTTAGCCCGCCGGAATTCCGTCGCGATGTCACCTTATGGTATGCCAAAGTTACACTAAGCCCCTCTCTTCAGCGACTATTTGAATAGGCGTAACCTCTGGGTTGACACTGACTATTTGCGACCTCGTAGCCTCGGGCCTAAACCCTGAGGTGATGATATGGCCCGCATCGGCTACGCTCGTGTAAGTACGCTCGACCAAGATCTCGACATACAGCTTGCCCGGCTTAGGGCCGAGGGTTGTGGTATCGTTCGTTCGGAAAAGGTTTCTGGCGGCTCACGCCAAGGCCGGCACGAATTGGCGACCGTCATCGAATTTTTAAGAGACGGCGACGAACTTGTCGTCACCCGTTTGGATCGGCTCGGCAGGGACACGCGCGACGTGCTTAACCTCGTGCATGAGGTGGAGCAGCGCGGGGCCTTTGTGACGGTGCTCGATCCTCACATCACGACGCGCGGTGAGATGGGGCACGTCATGCTCACCGTTCTCGGCATGGTTGCCCAGATGGAGCGGCGTTTCATCAAGGAGCGGCAGCGCGAAGGCATCGAGCGGGCGAAGGCCAGTGGCATATATAAAGGTGGAAAGCGTCGGCTGGATCGCGAACGCATCATAAAACTGCGTGACGCCGGCAAAGGGCCAGCCGCTATTGCGAGAGAAGTAGGTTGCTCGCGAATGCACGTCTATCGGGTCTTTCGGGAGGGCGGTTAAACCTTGGCTACCAACGGTGGACGTCCGCAATTGGCGGATTGTGTTGAAGAAGCCGGCAAGTTGGCTATCGACGCGGGCACAGTGGGGAGCCACGCGAGCGTCTGCCCCAGTTCAGTTAGGCATTGGAGCCGATGGCGGGATCAGTCTTGCCAGCTTTCCAAGGTTCTGAGCGGTGGCGGCGAGTTGGAACTCGTCGCGAGCACCGCAAGGACCTCTCAGACGAAGCCGGTCGAGGCGTAGGATACGCTTCAGATGCGCGAACAACATTTTGATCTTATTGCGTGTAGGTCGCGAGTTTCCGTAGGCTTCCCGCGTATGAGCAGTCGAGGAGAGCAGGTCCGCAAGCATTGTTGTGCAGTATACGCCCGGTGTCGGCTGGGATCGTGTGCCACCGATAATGTCAGGCATCACAGGTTTGCGAAGTCTAATCACCCAAATCAATTGTCGAGTGCCAGGAGATGAGGTGCCTTTGTGAACCGCTTTTCGAGAAGCACAAACGCTGTGGCTAGGGCCTGAATATCTTTCGAGGTAAAATCGGAAAATATGAAAGTATTAAACGCTTTTCGTCGTGCATCGATGGCGGAGAGTGCTGTCGCCGTGCGATCTGCAAGGAACATAAGGACGACGCGACCATCTTCTGCTGACTGTTTCCGAACAACATAGCCTGCTTTTTCGAGCAGTTTCGTTTGCGCAGTGACGAAAGATGGGTCCACTCGAACCCGCCTTGCCACGTCGGCAACAGACACTCCATTGCCCTCGTCGAGCTCTTGAATGGCCACGAGGATGAGCCACTGCGGTACTGACACGCCAAGCGCTTGAGCCCAAACAGACTGGGTTTCGAACAGTAATTTGCCGATGTTCTCAAGCGATCTGATCACGACCTGTGATGGGTCTGCTGAGGACATCGTACGGGGCCTTGTTATGGGTCTGTAAGGTTCGAATCCGGCATAAACCCAGAACGCTCATCTTTTCAATGGTTTATTGCGGCCGCTCACATGTTCGTGTGTTGCCAGATTGCCACTGTTCTAAATTTCCATCGAACTAAGGCGGCAAAGTGTTTTGATAATGTGAGTTACTAATGCATTCTCGTTCCAGCGACGGGGCAGATATGCCGACTCGCTCCGTTGAAGTAGTTCGCTTGAGTGCCTCGCGTTGTGCGGGTGTTTCCGAAAGCGCGAAGTACTCCAGCGGTTAGTTTGGGGATCGGGGGAACTAATCTTCGGGCGCTTGCGCCTAGCAGATCTGGAACCTTCCCTTAGGAACAACTTGGAGGTTTAACATGACGAAGATTAAGAGCCTCATTCTCGGCTCCGCAGCCGGTTTGATTGCCATCGGCGGCGCACAGGCAGCTGACCTTCCGGTCAAGGCCAAGGCCGTTGAGTATGTGAAGGTCTGCTCGCTCTACGGCGCAGGCTTCTACTACATCCCGGGCACCGACACTTGCATCAAGATCGGCGGCGCGATCCGTATCGACACGTCGTTCAACTCGGCCGGCTACGAAGTTGCCTACCTGCAGGGTGGCGCTGGTGGTGCACAGGCCTGGAACCAGGACTACATCAACTCCCGTTCGCGCGTGAACATGACCACGGATACGCGCACCGCAACCGAATATGGCGTCGTTCGTACCTACGCGAACATCCAGTTCGACTTCTTCCAGGGCCGTGAAAACATCGCTGGCGGCTTCCTGGAAATGGACTACGCCTTCATCCAGTTCGCCGGCTTCACCTTCGGTAAGGCTGTCTCGAACTTCGATCCGCAGTGGGCGCTCTCGAAGCCGATCATCTCGTCGGGCACCTATGCAGGTTCGAACAACGCGACCGGTATTCCGCAGCTCGCCTACACCGCTTCGTTCGGTAATGGCGTCTCGGCAACCATCGCAGTCGAAAATCCGACCCCGTATCGCAATGCTGGCCTCGTTAATGCCGATACCCAGCTGATCGGTCCGTTCGGTGCTGCGACGTCTGCCTACGGCACGACCGGCAACAGCTTTTTGGGCAACGCCTACGGCGGCACGCACATCCCTGACGTCGTCGGCAATCTTCGCCTCGACCAGGCATGGGGCACCCTGCACTTTGCAGCCGCGATGCATGCCAATACGCCAGGCTTCTACGGCCCCGGCACAACTGCCACCAACACCAACGCCAACGGTCATCCGGATGAACGTTATGGCTTCGCTGTGAACGGTGCTATCGAGTTCAAGAACCTGCCCACCGGCGCAGGCGACACCTTGAAGCTCGAAGCAACCTACGCCAAGGGCGCTGCCAAGTACGTCTTCGGCGGTACCATCGACACGGCTGGCGCTGGTCGATACGCCCGCGCGGACGCCAACACCATCGGCTTCGGCTACGTCCTCGACGGCGTTTACGGTGCAGGCGGTCAGGTCGAGCAGAGCGAAGCTTGGCAGGTCAGTGCTTACTTCGAGCACTACTGGAATCCGGCTTGGCGTACGTCGGTGTTCGGCAACTACAGCCACATCTCGTACGGTGACGCGGGTAACCAGCTTCTCCTCGGTAATTTCACCCGCACGGGTGGCACGAGCACCAGCCCGCTCCTCGGCGCAACTCTCGTCGGTTCGACCGGAAACTTCGACTTGGGTATTGCTCAGGTCGGTACCCGTACCGCTTGGACCCCGGTTCGTAACCTGACCCTGTCGGCCATGGTCAGCTACACGCGTCTGGAGCAGAACCTGGGCGGCTCTTACCTCGGCACCGTCGCCAGCCGTCCGACCCCAGTTGGAGGCTTCGCCGTCACCAACCAGAACGTGTTCGACGGAACCGTGCAGATCCTGCGCTCGTTCTAATACCGACCGCCTTACGGCGATCAGTATCTGAAACAAAAGTCCCCGGCGGGAAACCGCCGGGGATTTTTGTAAGCTGAACAATCTGACTAACTAAATTGTTTTACGAAGCTTCGTAACTAATGTTATGATCCATTCATTGGCGGCGCCACCGCAGCCAATGAATAACCTCCAAAAACCCCAGAGGATGCCCCTCTGGGGTTTACTTGTTTGAAATGATGAAGAAATTTCGTCATCAGCTTGGGAAATTTGCGGGTGATGCGGTTTGGTTGAAAGTGATGAGCGACGGCGCCAATGCCACCGGCAGAGCCATCTGGGCGATGCGCCTTAACTTCGAGTGCAGTGAGCGCACTAGATCCCTCGTTGGATGCTCCAGGAGAGACCCATCAGCGGGCGACGTTCTCGCTGGGCGGCTAACTTTGTGTCTGAATCGACCAAGGACATCGCCTGGCAATAGTCGGCATCCAGCAGCACGTACCTCTGCACGATCTCAACGCGATGATCGTTACGATCTGCTACCTCTAATGCGGTCCGTTCCGCGATGCGCTGAAAATAATCCGACATAGCGGAGAAGAGCCGGAAGTCATTTAGTTGCCTCCGGTCTCGGGCCAAGCTCGTGGAGCTGCTCGCAGCCGCTTCGGTGTCGCAAACTGACTTACGTTGCTCCGGATTGGAAGCATTGCATCGCAATAGTTGCTTGGACCAAGCGTATCAGGCAACGACGACCGATCATCCACATGACGGCCGTCATTCACATCAAATGTACAGCCGCGGGACTGACGCTCAGTCGTTCATGACGCCGTCCTCGACTTTTACGTTGAACCCGCACCTAGCCCGTTCCGTCCTGAGGATCCCGCGCCACATCGCGAGTGTTCTCGTAGATCGAGCGCGGCACCTTGCGAGTATTACGCATTCGGCTGTGGATGTCTGAGTCGAATGTCAGATAGCGGGCCATCCGAATCAGACCGCATTGCTAACTAGTCGCCATGCCTAACAGAATTAGTTTCCTGAAAGCTCGGTACTGCCGCGCGGTACTAAGAACTGCGGTCAATAGTCCTGACGAACAGGCCCGCCGGCTCGTCTACTGCCTTGCAACCGAGCAACCTACGGCCGACACAGATTCCGAGATCGGCAAGGCTGAGCGTCAAGCTCTAGCCTCGTTGGCTAAGCTCGCTGACCGGGTTGTTGACCGTGGGAGCGTCGCAATTGGCACGTATTGGAAAGAGACGAACGACGTCAGCGAGCGGTGGATTGAAGCTGCTCATCAAGAAGATGACGATTGACCCAGTGGCTGCAAAAACGCCCTAAGCTCGGTGACGGCTCAAGGGCAGCTACTCGACACCCTGCGCAGTTCTAGCGCGGAAGTTTCCTACCATTCGTCGTTCCCTCTCACCATCAAACCTTTGGCGCAAAGCGAACGCCCGATGGCTGTGTCGCTGGCTTCTCAAAGCGCAGAGCGGCTTTGGACAGCTCGGCATTATGTGACCCGCCTTTAAAGGCTAAGTGTAGCGAGTATCGGCCCCTGGAACGGGCAGCGCGAGAGTTTAGCTTTGCTGCCCATTCGAGGGGGTAGGGTTGATCGTGCCAAGCAACGACAATGACCCTTCGACATTCCCATATAAGGGCTCGCGGTTTACCACGGAGCGGCCCTCTTCGCCCTCGATAACTACCGTTCTAGTTTGGCCCGCTGGACTATGAACCGTCTCGACCAATCTTCCGTCAAGAAATCTACCGAACACATCGAATGATTTCATGCTCGCATAAGAAGGAATTCGGATCATGCGGGCAAGGATTGGCCATGCATGGCCGCATGCAAAAGTTGCGAGTGCACTAACACGCTCCCGCGATCTCTTAGGATGAAGTGCAGACCTATAGAGTCTATGAATCCAAACGGCGGGCAGCACAGCGAGATAGCAAACGAAAATCGTTGCTACGAAGGTTCCGTAGTAAACGATTGCAATCATAATGCGGTTCATGACTTGATATTGCGCCTGATGCCGACGAGACGCACGAGCGCGCCACTCCACTGTTATCGCGCCACCACAGACGCGGAAACAAGCCGACGCATCACCAACTTGGGTGAGGCGACCTGACGCACGCGCCGGATTCGGCTTGTGTAACCATCAATCCCACACAGAAGTCGTTCAAACTGTCGAACGAAGCGCGACACTCGATTCCGTCGCGCGGGTTGTCGCGTTCGGCAGAATCGCATCGATAGCAAATGAAATCGTTGCTTCTGGTGTCAAAGTTCATCGCATGACGGCACTTAGGGCAAAGCGGAAGAGGCATTCGCGCCGCTCCATAAAATGAAAAGGTGAAATCAGCAAAATGGCTGACTAGGTTGCCAATGTCAGCACCGCGGTCATGAGGTAGTCATGTCTTTTAAAGGACGGCTTCTGCCGAGCGAGCACCTTAGGCTCGGAACTCTAAACGATCCCCTACGAAACCGCTGCTTGCTGCCAATCAGACTTGATCGAGCGTCTCAAACATCAATGGAACGGCGGGACCGTAGTCGAGGCGCGACGCGCCGGGCAATAGCCTGATGTTTGGTGGTCGTGAAGTGACCTGCGGCTTTTCCGGTCGTTGTGAGGGCAAAGGTGCTAAAGTACATGGCACCGCGCTTGTTGGCCGGATGAGCGTCTCATTACGAGCGAAGCTTAGGCTCTTAGTGCCATTCGCCAACGGGTGAGGTCACCGAAAGAGCGTGCAGGAGGGCTGAGAGGCTACAATCCACGCGCTCACGGCAGTCTTTGCCGAACCCATTCTACCCATGCAGACAAAACCCTGCTGGGGGAGCACTCACAACAGTAGACGCCTTGATTGGACAAAGGTTCACCGTGCCTCGGCTAAGGCCGGCGGGACGACCGGTTCATTCGCCACACGCCGTAGAACGCCAAAAGACCGCCCACGATCAATATGACGCCGACAATCTTGCTGGCCGTGACGGTGTCGCCGCCAAGTGGCCAAAATGCATATGCAACGATGCCTAGACCAATCGTCGTCAAAACCGCCGACACTACGGCGTGCTCGAAGAAGATCGAGGCAACCAGTTCAATCAAGAACTCTATGATCTCGTCCATAATGTTACGCGGTTTTTGTCGGAACTGCTGGCTGCGATGGTGTCGTTGGCACATAAATTGGCCCCACAGGCGAAGTGGTGTCGCTGCGCCACTCAGGGTGTCCTAACGCTAACTGAAAAGCTGAGACACGCGCGAGGCTGTCTGATTGCAAGCCCACAATCAGCGCGGTTATCAATGCTACCTGCGAACCTGCATCCCCGATCATACTTAGCGAGTGGATGCGCATCTCATCGCTCCGGTTTCAGAAGCGTTCGCGCCTTATTCATGTCAAAACCTGCAATTGCTTGAATCGCGCTCTTCTTCACTCTCGAATCAGTCCTGTCGCTGGCCCTGCTACTCCGAAACTCCGTCGAGTATGCTACCGAAATTGCAGGTAAGCCTGTTAAAGCCGAAAGCCGTTCAACTTTGTAAAGCATCGTCTTCGGATCCAACTCCTTTATATAGGCCACCATCACTTCCTGCTTCTTGGCGTTATCCATTACCAATAGCTTCGCTCCACCCGCTTCTGCTTTTGCTCGTGCGATAAAGGCTTCCGAAACGTCGTGATCCTTGGCGCTGGGTTCGATTGATCTAATCATTAGGGTTTCAGCGACATTGGAATCTTTCTTCAAGCGGAATGTCACCGCGTCCTGCGATCCTTCTTGCTGATTGAAGAGAGCGCCATTGAACTTGAGTGTGCCGGAATAGGCCGTGCCTGAAACTGCCATGGTAGCCGTCATCACAATTGCCGCGCAAACAAGTTTCATAGAAATTCCAATCGTTCTGGAGAGCACGCTGGAAGATTGCTACTCGGATGTTTCAGCGCGATGTCGTCGCGGCGCATAAATCGTTTCAATGGAGCGGAACGCATGGCGTCGCCAGCACAGGGGGCGAGAATTCCGATCATCTATTGAGCTTTACGGGAAAATCGTTTGACCGCGATCCTGGCTCAGGCCGAGCGTTGCGTTGCCCCGTTAGAAACGACGAGCCAGCACAAATGTGCAGTCTCGACCGACGTTTTTTGACCCGCAGGAAGGCGAAGAGGTTACGCGTCAATGGTCCCAATACGCGTTGCGGTGAACCAATGCCGGGGCTTCGATGACCAAAGCTTCATCTGCCTCCTTCGCGGTCATCCGCTTCGCCGAGCACTATTCGCCTGTGGTGGCATTTTTTCTTACTCGACACGTCGATTGGAGATCTCGAGTGAAGTTCAAACTCGCCGCTGTGATACTCGTCGCAAGCCTCCCGTTCGCATCGATGGCGTCCGCAAAAAGCACGGTTTCGTCCGACGTCGCCAAGATTGATGCATGCCTTAAAAAATCGGAAGAGACCGGCGGTTTCGGTGGCGCGTGCGTCGGGCTCGTTGCCGACCCTTGCATAAAAGCGGCGCTGGGAGTGAGCGACGACGTCGCCGCTTGGAGATCCTGTGCGGCGTTTGAACTCGCCATTTGGACCCGGAAAATGGATGAGGCGCTAAAGATGGTTCAGAACGGCGGGTTTCCCGATAAAATAAAGGCGGTCAAGGACGCGCAAGCGACGTTCGCCGCATCGCGTGATCGCTTCTGCGCAGTGTTCGACACAGTCGAACCCGGCATGTACCGGGGTGACGCAAACTACTGCCGTATGCGGGAGACCGCCAACCGTGCGCTGAGCTTGATCAAACTCGGCGCTGCGGTGAACGAGCACTGAGACATCCCAATCATTTACTCCGACGCGAACGTGACCTGCGATTAGACCAAAGCGGTTTAGTCCGACTAATCGTTGAGGTGCGCCTCGAACGCAGGAAGACCAGAATGACCCGTTCGCTGAGAAGACAAGTCGCTTTTATCGCACTCACTTTGGCGGCGCTTGCGATGATTTCGCCAGCAAGATCGAGCGAAGGCAATGCGGCTTCCAAGAACGCAAAGGTAGCGGCAAATGCGCTGCAAGAGTACGGCAATGACCGGCGTAGGGCAGGGCTTCGCGCAGACTTTGCAGCGCCAGCGGTAGACGGCTTACTGCGCGTTATCTTCGATTCAGAGCGTCTTTTGGCATTACCCGAGCCGACGGCGCAGGATCTACCGTGGCTCATGGACTGGGCTGATGCAGCGAATCGCGGCTACAAACAGTTGTTCCTGTTCGGCCTTGAGCCCGGAAAGCGGATCGATCAAACCCTCTTGGCACGCAATATGCGTGACTACGAGGATCAAATCTCTGTCGGAATGAGCTTTCTAATCCGCATAGTCGCAATGGAGGTCAATGCTTCAGCGCTCTTTATGGCAGATCTTCCAAAAGAGCAGGTAACGAAAATTCGCATTGATGGCTTTCGAGGCTTGCGGAAAGGCGCGGCCGAATGCGTGCAGGGCGCACTGCTCGCGGCGGCCGCGAATGACATGAAGCTACAGAATGCGCGTATGCTGGTCGCGGCTGTTCGCGATACGCGAGATACTTGGGCCAATGCGCTTTATC
It contains:
- a CDS encoding MarR family winged helix-turn-helix transcriptional regulator encodes the protein MSSADPSQVVIRSLENIGKLLFETQSVWAQALGVSVPQWLILVAIQELDEGNGVSVADVARRVRVDPSFVTAQTKLLEKAGYVVRKQSAEDGRVVLMFLADRTATALSAIDARRKAFNTFIFSDFTSKDIQALATAFVLLEKRFTKAPHLLALDN
- a CDS encoding DUF2290 domain-containing protein, whose product is MALPEAIAREIKILTADLIEVGLSVDQNFPSLRDFAGGIRDLGFGPSEGLSQTLRNVAYATAYETLKEGRAYNVRLIDGGLMQFLYRFRNDELVTHRLAFFPSPDLLEFQNNPEVYELDEMYGDVLHRNVVTTPLRFDFDRDAFVEVHHPMAHLTIGQYRNCRIPVSGPLSPFMFVNFILKAFYNTAYRLYSGEIREHAYDYVPTITAAETRFVHMQIGAPA
- a CDS encoding ROK family protein; this encodes MADEVVTTPIGIGVHGAKRLPSVDVDTFNIEIKDGDGFLGDRASKRAFQKIVEDLRKPLKKNGEDPLGKKPVKEIGKSELDEILTSDDVKAAALVHGAIEEFAQEFAYVIQRFFKNKVWEDTECIVVGGGFRQSRVGELAIARTDIILKSEGLKVDLIPIQYHPDEAGLIGCLHLAPSWIFEGYDSILAVDIGGSNIRCGVVETNWKKSKDLSKAEVWKSDLWKHADDEPTREGAVKRLIKMLQDLIKAAEKGGFKLAPFIGISCPGVINEDGTIEKGAQNLPGNWESSKFNLPALIAEGIPTIGDHDTAVLMHNDGVAQGLSEVPFMQDFDRWGVLTIGTGLGNARFTNRKREGKKDKDEKDDKKAKKAKD
- a CDS encoding recombinase family protein, with amino-acid sequence MARIGYARVSTLDQDLDIQLARLRAEGCGIVRSEKVSGGSRQGRHELATVIEFLRDGDELVVTRLDRLGRDTRDVLNLVHEVEQRGAFVTVLDPHITTRGEMGHVMLTVLGMVAQMERRFIKERQREGIERAKASGIYKGGKRRLDRERIIKLRDAGKGPAAIAREVGCSRMHVYRVFREGG
- a CDS encoding DEAD/DEAH box helicase — encoded protein: MTEIIWGAAKKPVASQALAEHIERAFKGEGVLYIGYPVLSVPEGTNSIDALWVSPEHGVVIFDLVEGLEVVGYDERQDELANSLETRLRAHKSLMRGRDLLAVPVVVTFAPRNNSNAIDDSHALVNDQNLVEVLNEINWTRPDLYTAVHSVLQSISSIRRGRRRRNLTNEQSRGAQLKILEDSIANLDSRQSKAVIETVEGVQRIRGLAGSGKTIILALKAAYLHAQHPDWKIAVTFNTRSLKAQFQRLIGTFVVEQTGELPNENLQIINAWGAPGNASRTGVYYQFCKANGIEFLDFSAAKDKFSSSKAFEGVVDLALALGGSKDPEPLFDVILVDEAQDFHPNFLKLCYLALGKSKRLVYAYDELQSLTESNLPPPEELFGLGADGVTPNVVFRPPEPGQPSQDVILEKCYRNSRPVLATAHALGFGIYRDPDPKTGTGLIQMFDQAHLWEEVGYRVMRGELRDGHEVTLGRPPSTSPAFLERPNDVDRLVEFLVFDSAKDQATWLVDQIERNIKIDELNFDDIIVINPDPITTAKSVGLPRKLLFEKGFQSHLAGVDTSSDVFFKADEQSIAFTGIFRAKGNEAGMVYVMNAHDCYRSWGSLGRVRNQIFTAITRSKAWVKVCGVGEDMRRLKEEFERVESHNYELNFVYPTEETRKHLRVLNRDLTAEEKKRIKGAVTSVSSLADDIAAGRVLLEDLPKKELDRLRKLLTSGSANGVT